One genomic window of Candidatus Nitrosopumilus sediminis includes the following:
- the purD gene encoding phosphoribosylamine--glycine ligase, with translation MVNVLVVGSGGREHALSWKLSQSSKVDTVFTAPGNGGTQNNVSINVDDLDGLADFAQKNNCFTVVGPEDPLAAGIVDKFNKLNLPIFGPSQKAAQLESSKIWAKNFMKRNEIPTARFEIFDDAQKAQEYVKSLDYNVVVKADGLAAGKGVIVCDSNDEALAAIQTILVKKTFGDAGNRIIIEERIDGVEASYIALSDGDVAIPMASSQDHKRIFDNDEGPNTGGMGAYSPTPIIDDDLAKIIQEQIIEKTILAMKNEGILFKGFLYAGIMIRDGKPYVLEYNVRMGDPECQPITMRMDFDLYDYFAASVDGRLSSLPPASWKSQFAVCVVLASKGYPESYSKNDEISGFDSIPKGSFVFHAGTKKSDGKIFSNGGRVLGVTALGDTLRSAIANAYSATQKITWSQKYYRRDIGKKGLSYL, from the coding sequence TTGGTAAATGTCTTAGTGGTAGGTTCTGGTGGCCGAGAACATGCATTGTCTTGGAAATTGTCCCAAAGCAGCAAAGTTGATACTGTTTTTACAGCACCTGGAAATGGGGGCACTCAAAACAATGTTTCTATTAATGTCGATGATTTGGATGGCCTAGCTGATTTTGCTCAAAAAAATAATTGTTTTACTGTAGTTGGACCTGAAGATCCTCTTGCCGCAGGAATTGTTGATAAATTCAACAAACTCAATCTCCCTATTTTTGGACCTTCTCAAAAAGCAGCTCAACTTGAATCCAGTAAGATTTGGGCAAAAAATTTCATGAAACGAAATGAAATCCCTACTGCCCGTTTTGAAATATTTGATGATGCTCAAAAAGCTCAAGAATATGTGAAATCCCTTGATTACAATGTAGTTGTAAAGGCAGATGGCCTGGCAGCTGGAAAAGGAGTGATTGTGTGCGATAGCAATGATGAGGCTTTGGCTGCAATCCAGACAATACTTGTAAAAAAGACATTTGGTGATGCTGGAAATCGGATAATTATTGAAGAAAGGATTGATGGGGTAGAGGCATCATACATCGCTCTGTCTGATGGCGATGTTGCAATCCCTATGGCTTCTAGCCAAGATCATAAGAGAATTTTTGACAATGATGAAGGTCCTAACACTGGTGGTATGGGCGCATATTCTCCAACTCCTATAATTGATGATGATTTGGCAAAAATCATACAAGAACAAATTATTGAAAAAACAATCCTCGCAATGAAAAATGAGGGAATTTTGTTTAAAGGGTTTTTGTACGCCGGTATTATGATTAGAGATGGAAAACCATATGTTTTAGAATACAATGTTCGAATGGGTGATCCTGAATGCCAACCAATTACCATGAGGATGGATTTTGATTTATATGATTATTTTGCTGCAAGTGTAGATGGCCGATTGTCTTCTTTGCCTCCAGCTTCTTGGAAATCCCAATTTGCAGTATGTGTTGTTTTAGCATCTAAAGGATATCCAGAATCTTATTCAAAAAATGATGAAATTTCTGGATTTGATTCTATTCCAAAAGGGTCTTTTGTTTTTCATGCTGGCACAAAAAAATCTGACGGTAAAATTTTTTCAAACGGTGGACGCGTTTTGGGTGTCACCGCATTAGGTGATACTCTAAGATCTGCAATTGCAAATGCATATTCTGCAACTCAGAAAATCACATGGTCTCAAAAATATTACAGACGTGATATTGGAAAAAAAGGATTGTCTTATCTCTGA
- the ileS gene encoding isoleucine--tRNA ligase — protein sequence MELSTKFDAKAIESQVKEYIKSINLEKQIFASDKPEKIRFIEGPPTMNGIPHAGHLRGRVIKDLWYRFNTLQGKKIEFNGGWDTQGLPVELQVEKELGVSGGKTEAIKEFGIERIVSECKKVVEKFNKTWVEVDELLGMSFNHEKAYWTFRDEFIEREWQVLKKAYENKILEEDFTVIAYCPSCQTSLSHAEVNQGYEEVKDPSLYYKVKLVNEDAFLIVWTTMPFTLVTDAMVGLQPEEDYACVKVESETWIVGKTRLEEFMTELKIEKYEIEKFVKGSEFEGKKYIHPLLDLIPELNEISKLDNYHIAVSETFVDASTGSGLVHLSPANGEEDIKIANKRKVKIFSPIDDEVKFTEKAGKYQGMFVRDADRPIVEDLKEHNALVKIGKIKHKYPLCWRSHHPIVWLARRGWFYKLDRLENKAIDAAESVEYFFEQPKNRFLGIIKERHPWCISRERIWGCPLPVWNCEDCGEKNWFFTRKDIVESADKLPDGPNFELHRPWIDNITIKCKKCSSVNTKREEYVLDTWHNSGSAPYSSLTDEEYKKEIPAPFFTEGIDQTRGWAYTLLIENVILNNAPIPPYKAFLFQGHVLDEKGGKMSKSKGNVIEGAELLQKYPADLIRFYFMWKASPIEPLSFSTDELMSRPYQVINTLFNLHLYFQQNSQYDNFDQTNTIEWAKKNNLLTSPDIWLLSKLQKLIQTLTEKNQTCKFHEGAKAIDDFIINNLSQIYIPITRGELWDEGEEKKNRRLSIYAVLSEVLKTLDILIHPFCPFTSEHLYQTVFQGKPSILLDKWPSYQESLVNEEIEESFDIMKDVVSISSAARMKGKLKRRWPLNEAKICVKKGQKAKLESLSELLQSQLNVEKFSIVETEKGSGLEQILELKQLGLPVKGIVELERKRIGPKAKQHMGKLVSTFNETDPEEIISALQKESKYDFKIDGEIISLDNEDFIIDFDASENFAVAKRDNYTVLISTSRNREMMARGLVKDIARRLQTLRKERGYTPTDVLDVASILELDEESLEMMKEKAEDLAFLVRVKQVNFTDSCKEYKEDDIDGQKIRISVE from the coding sequence ATGGAACTTTCCACCAAATTTGACGCAAAAGCAATAGAATCTCAAGTAAAGGAATACATCAAATCCATTAATTTAGAAAAACAAATTTTTGCATCAGATAAACCTGAAAAAATTCGATTCATAGAAGGGCCACCAACAATGAATGGGATTCCACATGCAGGTCATCTAAGAGGCAGAGTCATCAAAGATTTGTGGTACAGATTCAATACACTTCAAGGTAAAAAAATTGAATTCAATGGAGGATGGGATACGCAAGGACTCCCTGTAGAATTGCAAGTTGAAAAAGAGCTTGGAGTTTCAGGAGGGAAGACAGAGGCCATCAAAGAATTTGGCATTGAGAGAATAGTATCAGAATGCAAAAAAGTCGTTGAGAAATTCAACAAGACATGGGTAGAAGTTGACGAATTGTTAGGGATGTCATTTAATCATGAGAAAGCATACTGGACTTTTAGAGATGAATTTATTGAAAGAGAATGGCAAGTACTCAAAAAAGCATACGAGAACAAAATTCTAGAGGAAGATTTTACAGTTATTGCATATTGCCCAAGTTGCCAAACATCACTTAGTCATGCAGAAGTAAATCAAGGATATGAAGAAGTAAAAGATCCATCACTGTACTACAAGGTCAAACTAGTCAATGAAGATGCATTTTTGATTGTATGGACTACTATGCCTTTTACTCTTGTTACAGATGCAATGGTAGGATTACAGCCTGAAGAAGATTATGCATGTGTCAAAGTAGAAAGCGAAACATGGATAGTTGGAAAAACCAGATTGGAAGAATTCATGACAGAATTAAAAATTGAAAAATATGAAATTGAAAAATTTGTAAAAGGTTCTGAATTTGAAGGGAAAAAATACATTCATCCGTTATTAGATTTAATTCCAGAGCTAAATGAAATATCAAAGCTAGATAATTATCATATTGCAGTATCTGAGACATTTGTAGATGCAAGTACTGGTAGTGGATTAGTACACTTATCCCCTGCAAATGGTGAGGAAGACATCAAAATTGCAAATAAGCGCAAAGTCAAAATTTTCAGCCCCATTGATGACGAGGTAAAATTCACAGAGAAAGCAGGCAAATACCAAGGGATGTTTGTAAGAGATGCAGATAGACCAATTGTAGAAGATCTCAAAGAACATAATGCATTAGTGAAGATTGGTAAAATCAAACACAAATATCCACTCTGTTGGAGATCACACCATCCAATTGTATGGCTTGCAAGAAGGGGTTGGTTTTACAAATTAGACAGACTAGAAAACAAAGCAATTGATGCTGCAGAAAGCGTAGAGTATTTTTTTGAGCAGCCAAAAAATAGATTTCTCGGAATCATCAAAGAAAGGCACCCATGGTGTATTTCCAGAGAAAGGATTTGGGGATGCCCATTACCAGTTTGGAATTGTGAAGACTGTGGTGAAAAAAACTGGTTTTTTACAAGAAAAGACATTGTAGAATCAGCAGACAAATTACCAGATGGACCTAATTTTGAATTACACAGACCATGGATTGACAACATTACGATAAAATGTAAAAAATGTAGCAGTGTCAATACAAAAAGAGAAGAATATGTGTTAGATACATGGCACAACAGTGGTTCTGCACCATATTCATCATTGACTGATGAAGAATACAAGAAAGAAATTCCAGCACCGTTTTTTACAGAAGGCATTGATCAAACTAGAGGATGGGCATATACCCTGCTTATCGAAAATGTAATTCTGAATAATGCGCCAATACCCCCATACAAAGCATTCTTGTTTCAAGGCCATGTTCTAGATGAGAAAGGGGGAAAGATGAGTAAAAGCAAAGGAAACGTCATAGAAGGGGCAGAACTACTTCAAAAATATCCAGCAGATCTGATAAGATTCTATTTCATGTGGAAAGCAAGTCCAATTGAGCCACTAAGTTTCAGTACAGACGAGCTCATGTCAAGACCATATCAAGTAATCAACACACTATTCAATCTACATCTGTACTTTCAACAGAATAGTCAATATGACAATTTTGATCAAACAAACACAATAGAATGGGCAAAGAAAAACAATCTACTAACATCACCAGACATTTGGTTATTATCCAAACTTCAAAAATTAATTCAAACTCTAACTGAAAAAAACCAGACATGTAAATTCCATGAAGGTGCAAAAGCAATTGATGATTTCATAATAAACAATCTAAGTCAGATATACATTCCAATTACGAGAGGGGAATTATGGGACGAGGGTGAGGAAAAGAAAAACAGGAGATTGTCAATCTATGCAGTTCTCAGCGAGGTGCTCAAAACATTAGATATTTTGATACACCCATTTTGCCCATTTACAAGTGAGCATCTCTATCAAACAGTATTCCAAGGAAAGCCAAGCATCCTACTTGACAAATGGCCTTCATATCAAGAATCACTAGTCAATGAAGAGATTGAAGAATCATTTGACATCATGAAAGACGTTGTATCCATTTCATCTGCAGCAAGAATGAAAGGAAAGCTAAAGAGGCGATGGCCATTAAATGAGGCTAAGATTTGTGTGAAAAAAGGACAAAAAGCAAAGCTGGAATCATTATCAGAACTATTACAATCACAACTCAATGTTGAAAAATTCAGCATTGTTGAAACCGAAAAAGGATCAGGACTAGAACAGATTTTGGAATTAAAACAATTAGGATTGCCAGTTAAAGGAATTGTAGAGTTGGAAAGAAAAAGGATCGGACCAAAAGCAAAACAACACATGGGCAAATTAGTTTCAACATTTAACGAAACAGATCCAGAAGAAATAATTTCAGCGTTGCAAAAAGAATCCAAATATGATTTTAAAATTGACGGGGAAATAATTTCATTAGATAATGAAGATTTCATCATAGACTTTGATGCAAGTGAAAATTTTGCAGTTGCAAAAAGAGATAACTACACAGTTCTAATCTCAACATCAAGAAACAGAGAGATGATGGCAAGAGGATTAGTAAAAGATATTGCCAGAAGACTGCAGACTCTAAGAAAAGAAAGAGGATATACACCAACTGATGTTTTAGATGTAGCATCAATTTTAGAATTAGATGAAGAATCACTTGAAATGATGAAAGAGAAAGCAGAAGATTTGGCATTTTTAGTTAGAGTAAAGCAAGTCAATTTTACAGATTCTTGTAAAGAATACAAAGAAGATGATATTGACGGACAAAAAATTAGAATATCAGTAGAATAG
- the dps gene encoding DNA protection during starvation protein — translation MSESKPNVVGINILKQNGLDVDELVKELIKNAAVEFTAYYYFTNLRAHCTGMEGEGLKGIIEDARLEDLSHFESCIERIYQLGGALPNDATEFIKISGCEFLQLPANPTDHKAILEKCLKAEQGAIVNWDKICKMTLGKDPATYDIAKDILAEEIEHESWFLELIYGRPSGHMRRKYAGERPHTRKHSRALDMA, via the coding sequence ATGTCCGAATCAAAACCAAATGTGGTTGGAATCAATATTCTAAAACAAAATGGCCTTGATGTCGATGAATTGGTAAAAGAGTTAATCAAAAATGCAGCAGTAGAATTTACTGCATACTATTACTTTACCAATCTCAGGGCACATTGTACAGGTATGGAAGGAGAAGGACTCAAAGGAATTATCGAAGATGCAAGATTAGAAGATCTTAGCCACTTTGAATCATGTATTGAAAGAATCTACCAATTAGGTGGGGCTCTTCCAAATGATGCAACAGAATTTATCAAAATTTCCGGTTGTGAATTCTTACAACTTCCAGCAAATCCAACAGATCACAAAGCAATTCTAGAAAAATGTCTCAAAGCAGAACAAGGCGCAATTGTCAACTGGGATAAAATTTGCAAGATGACATTAGGCAAAGATCCTGCAACATACGATATTGCAAAAGATATTCTCGCTGAAGAGATCGAACATGAGTCTTGGTTCCTAGAACTAATCTATGGAAGACCATCAGGGCACATGAGAAGAAAGTATGCAGGTGAAAGACCACATACAAGAAAACATTCTAGAGCATTAGATATGGCCTAA
- a CDS encoding succinate--CoA ligase subunit beta, with translation MQLLEFQAKELFREYGINLLDSISSTNIEEGRKHAKELGYPFVIKIQVPVGGRGKAGGIQKCQNDDEFELKYPQVMDLTIKGEKARAILLEKMADIKKELYLSLFLNRSKRCYTIIASAEGGVEIESVKNQIIKEVGLGEVSDELAKEVAKEIGLEGNTAEQFVDTLKKLSKLTIEKEAELVEINPLAIMQDDTIMALDGKFVTDDNSNFRHPELQKYQEKTAIEEQAEKSGFSLVELDGDIAVVGNGAGLVMSTLDMLSDNGGKPACFLDVGGGATTESVYEALTLISKLDRVKGILVNLYGGIVKTTVVAEAFLKAYENNLIDLPVFARLKGTESEKAKEMLQGSRTNIFGSVEEAINAAVMGVKK, from the coding sequence ATGCAATTACTAGAATTTCAGGCTAAAGAATTATTCCGAGAATATGGAATCAATCTTCTTGACAGCATATCGTCAACGAATATCGAAGAAGGTAGAAAACATGCAAAAGAGTTAGGATATCCATTTGTAATTAAAATTCAGGTGCCAGTAGGAGGCAGAGGAAAAGCAGGAGGCATTCAAAAATGTCAAAATGATGATGAATTTGAGTTGAAATACCCTCAAGTAATGGATTTGACCATCAAGGGGGAAAAAGCAAGAGCAATTTTGCTAGAAAAGATGGCAGACATCAAAAAAGAATTGTATCTTTCATTATTTTTGAATCGCTCAAAAAGATGTTACACCATAATTGCATCAGCAGAAGGAGGAGTGGAAATTGAATCAGTCAAAAACCAAATTATCAAAGAAGTAGGATTAGGAGAAGTATCTGATGAACTTGCAAAAGAAGTTGCAAAAGAAATTGGATTAGAAGGGAACACAGCAGAGCAATTTGTCGACACACTAAAAAAATTATCAAAACTTACAATTGAAAAAGAGGCAGAACTTGTAGAAATTAACCCATTAGCTATCATGCAAGATGACACAATTATGGCACTTGATGGTAAATTTGTAACAGATGATAACAGTAATTTCAGACATCCTGAATTACAAAAATATCAAGAAAAAACAGCTATTGAGGAACAAGCTGAGAAGAGCGGATTTTCCCTTGTAGAATTAGATGGAGACATTGCAGTTGTCGGAAATGGTGCAGGACTTGTAATGTCAACATTAGATATGCTATCAGATAACGGTGGAAAACCTGCATGTTTCTTAGATGTGGGCGGAGGTGCAACAACTGAATCTGTATATGAGGCATTGACTTTGATTAGTAAATTAGATAGAGTGAAAGGAATTCTTGTAAATCTCTATGGGGGAATTGTAAAGACAACTGTTGTTGCAGAAGCATTTCTCAAAGCATATGAAAATAATCTAATTGATTTACCAGTATTTGCAAGACTAAAAGGAACAGAATCAGAAAAAGCAAAAGAAATGCTTCAAGGTTCTAGAACCAACATATTTGGTTCTGTTGAAGAAGCAATTAATGCTGCAGTGATGGGAGTGAAGAAATGA
- a CDS encoding succinate--CoA ligase subunit alpha: MTDIFELLKGKPEDPDYKNKGVIVQGITGAYGSLHAKQMIAYGTNVVAGVTPGKGGQKFEDKVPIYNTMQEAVDATNAKISIIFVPAKFFLGAAKDALNAGIKLLVAIPEHVPIRDTMETLELAKQKGAIVIGPNTPGIMIPELIKIGIMPPTPFKAGKIAVLSKSGTLLYEISDALTNSGFGQSITIGIGGDPINGTRLIDAFDMVKDIPDLEGLVVVGEIGGDSEEILAQRIIDSGFNKPTVAYIAGRAAPKEKRMGHAGAIVMGTYGSAESKVSMFNKANIPVAKRPAEVPVLLAGKMEKSD; this comes from the coding sequence ATGACAGATATTTTTGAATTACTAAAAGGAAAACCAGAAGATCCAGATTACAAAAACAAAGGAGTAATTGTTCAAGGAATTACTGGCGCATATGGTTCACTTCATGCAAAACAGATGATAGCATATGGAACCAATGTTGTTGCAGGAGTTACCCCAGGTAAAGGAGGTCAAAAGTTTGAAGACAAAGTTCCAATTTACAACACAATGCAAGAGGCAGTAGATGCAACAAATGCTAAAATTTCAATAATCTTTGTTCCAGCAAAATTCTTTCTCGGAGCTGCTAAAGATGCATTAAATGCAGGAATCAAATTACTAGTCGCAATTCCAGAGCACGTTCCAATTAGAGACACCATGGAGACTCTAGAACTTGCAAAACAAAAAGGTGCAATAGTGATTGGCCCAAATACTCCAGGAATCATGATTCCAGAACTAATCAAAATTGGAATAATGCCGCCCACACCTTTCAAAGCTGGAAAAATTGCAGTATTATCAAAAAGTGGAACATTGCTCTATGAAATTTCAGATGCACTGACAAATTCTGGATTTGGTCAATCAATCACAATTGGTATTGGAGGAGACCCAATAAATGGTACAAGGCTTATTGATGCATTTGATATGGTCAAAGACATTCCTGATTTGGAGGGACTCGTAGTAGTGGGCGAAATTGGTGGGGACTCTGAAGAAATATTGGCTCAGAGAATTATCGACAGTGGATTTAACAAACCAACAGTGGCATATATTGCTGGAAGAGCAGCTCCTAAAGAAAAAAGAATGGGTCATGCAGGAGCAATCGTAATGGGAACTTATGGTTCAGCAGAATCCAAGGTATCCATGTTTAACAAAGCAAACATCCCAGTAGCCAAAAGACCTGCAGAAGTGCCAGTATTACTAGCAGGAAAGATGGAAAAATCCGATTAG
- a CDS encoding 50S ribosomal protein L40e, which translates to MPVTDPEKKRIAQQARLVMKICFKCGCRNDIDATRCRKCRNPYLRLKNRNLGVKK; encoded by the coding sequence ATGCCAGTTACAGACCCCGAGAAGAAAAGAATTGCTCAACAAGCACGTCTTGTAATGAAAATTTGTTTCAAATGCGGTTGTAGAAATGACATCGATGCAACACGATGCAGAAAATGCAGAAATCCATACTTGAGACTAAAGAATAGAAATCTCGGCGTTAAGAAGTAG
- a CDS encoding sensor histidine kinase, whose amino-acid sequence MHKLGDYTKEQLIMGLEDKADEFGVTVHQMMFNEKEDILHCICSASDIESVEKHHMKFNTKCDKIFPIDEIKTDKITKDEKLKVIGELSSRFAHDIRNPLTVIQSSVDILKSKYPDISKKENVKFDMIKSAIDRIEHQIDDVLGFVASRKLNFNLNNITEILDSSLTGMAIPKKISVNKSQNNVPLYCDFESIRVLFVNIILNAIQAMNNFGKIDIKITRDADNVLISFENSGPSIPEKIIPKIFDPLFTTKQTGTGLGLVSCKQIVDAHGGKIEVTNNPTTFTVILPQKHIS is encoded by the coding sequence ATGCACAAATTGGGAGATTACACCAAAGAGCAATTAATTATGGGATTAGAAGATAAAGCAGACGAATTTGGTGTTACAGTACATCAGATGATGTTTAATGAAAAGGAAGATATCTTGCATTGTATTTGTTCTGCCTCTGATATAGAATCTGTAGAAAAACATCATATGAAATTTAACACAAAATGCGATAAAATTTTTCCAATTGATGAAATAAAAACTGATAAAATTACCAAAGACGAGAAATTAAAAGTGATTGGGGAGCTTTCTTCTCGATTTGCACACGATATTAGAAATCCTTTAACCGTTATACAATCCTCTGTGGATATTTTAAAATCAAAATATCCTGATATATCTAAAAAAGAAAATGTCAAATTTGATATGATAAAATCTGCAATAGATAGAATTGAACATCAAATAGATGATGTATTGGGATTTGTAGCCTCCAGGAAACTAAATTTTAATTTAAACAACATAACTGAAATTTTGGATTCCTCGCTTACAGGTATGGCCATTCCTAAAAAAATATCTGTGAATAAATCCCAAAATAATGTCCCTCTTTATTGTGATTTTGAATCCATACGTGTTCTTTTTGTAAATATTATTCTTAATGCGATACAAGCAATGAACAATTTTGGAAAAATAGATATCAAAATAACTCGAGATGCGGATAATGTTTTAATCTCTTTTGAAAATTCTGGACCTAGCATACCTGAGAAAATAATTCCAAAAATATTTGATCCTTTGTTTACTACTAAACAAACAGGTACTGGTTTAGGTCTAGTTAGTTGTAAACAAATTGTAGACGCGCATGGTGGTAAAATAGAAGTAACAAACAACCCTACAACATTCACTGTAATTTTACCTCAAAAACACATATCATAA
- a CDS encoding tetratricopeptide repeat protein, with protein sequence MPIFPSVYGLTNLEETQYLDNFTRLYQEKKFDESIVELDKILESEPDNVTALNKKGSILLTQGKYVTALQNFEKAFTADPKNFDSINGIGYSYYYLDRYDDAIKQFESVLKKDNRNIGALLGSGNVLLKIEQYDDAILFFNIVLKIDPNNIDALNGNANALLAVNQYKLSLILYDKVLEIDLDNIDALNGKGQVFLELNQYEQSRSAFLAAQEVEPDNTITLLGLAELNFLEEKNIKSQKIYEKILSIDPDNIQALIGEASVLIELGRFDEALEYFDEALEIDPYNLDALNGKDRIMEDKVNDSLDLILLVTIIGSVTSVISFCVVLFKIKENSELKTKLILSNEQIEDLVDKMMKNMAKTKPK encoded by the coding sequence TTGCCTATTTTTCCCTCAGTATATGGATTAACTAATTTAGAAGAAACTCAATATTTAGATAATTTTACTCGCCTTTATCAAGAAAAAAAATTCGATGAGTCAATTGTAGAACTAGATAAAATTTTAGAATCAGAACCAGATAATGTTACTGCATTAAACAAAAAAGGCAGTATTCTATTAACTCAAGGGAAATATGTTACTGCACTACAAAATTTTGAAAAAGCATTTACTGCAGACCCAAAGAACTTTGACTCAATTAATGGTATAGGCTATTCCTATTATTATTTAGACAGATATGACGATGCAATAAAACAATTTGAAAGTGTTTTAAAAAAAGACAATCGTAATATTGGTGCGCTGTTAGGAAGTGGAAATGTATTATTAAAAATTGAACAGTACGATGATGCCATTTTGTTTTTCAATATTGTTCTAAAAATAGATCCAAATAACATAGATGCGCTAAATGGAAATGCAAATGCGTTATTAGCAGTGAATCAGTACAAATTATCATTAATTTTGTATGACAAGGTTCTTGAAATTGATTTAGATAACATAGATGCGCTAAATGGGAAAGGTCAAGTCTTTCTAGAACTAAATCAATATGAACAATCAAGAAGTGCATTTTTAGCAGCACAGGAAGTTGAACCAGACAACACCATCACATTGTTAGGTCTAGCAGAATTGAATTTCTTGGAAGAAAAAAACATCAAATCTCAAAAAATCTATGAAAAAATTCTCTCCATTGATCCGGACAATATTCAAGCATTGATTGGAGAAGCTTCTGTTCTTATAGAATTGGGAAGATTTGATGAGGCATTGGAATATTTTGATGAGGCATTGGAAATTGATCCTTATAATCTAGATGCGCTAAATGGAAAAGATAGAATAATGGAAGACAAAGTCAATGATTCTCTTGATCTGATTTTATTGGTTACTATAATTGGAAGTGTTACTTCGGTCATCTCATTTTGTGTAGTTTTATTCAAAATTAAAGAAAATTCAGAATTAAAAACAAAATTGATCCTATCAAATGAGCAGATAGAGGATTTGGTAGATAAAATGATGAAAAATATGGCAAAAACTAAACCAAAATGA